Proteins encoded within one genomic window of Chitinophaga parva:
- a CDS encoding conjugal transfer protein TraI: protein MKRFAITVAIMVSCLVLVPTQQSHGQAIAEIIREAIVKVIKAVDLMIQRLQNATIQLQNAQKAIENELSKLKLKEIADWGEKQRQLFKTYYDELWHVRSIIMYYQRVKDIVNKQAQIVTEYKSAFSLFQKDKHFSAAELQHISDVYLGILNQSVKNVEELTMVVNSLTTQMSDAARLAMIGHVGQAVDNNLADLRTFTHQNKLLSLQRSKDASDMETVRQLYGLP from the coding sequence ATGAAACGATTTGCCATCACCGTCGCCATCATGGTCTCCTGCCTGGTGCTGGTGCCCACTCAGCAGAGCCATGGCCAGGCTATAGCCGAGATCATCCGGGAGGCCATCGTCAAGGTGATCAAGGCCGTGGACCTGATGATCCAGCGCCTGCAGAACGCCACCATTCAACTGCAAAACGCCCAGAAGGCCATCGAAAATGAGCTTTCCAAGCTGAAATTAAAAGAGATCGCCGACTGGGGGGAGAAACAGCGCCAGCTTTTTAAGACCTATTACGATGAGCTCTGGCATGTGCGCTCCATCATCATGTACTACCAGCGGGTCAAAGACATCGTAAACAAACAAGCCCAGATCGTAACGGAGTATAAGTCCGCCTTTAGCCTCTTTCAAAAAGACAAACACTTCAGCGCCGCCGAGCTGCAACATATCTCAGACGTCTACCTCGGTATCCTGAACCAGAGTGTCAAAAACGTGGAAGAACTGACCATGGTGGTCAACTCCCTGACCACCCAGATGAGCGACGCTGCCCGCCTAGCCATGATTGGCCACGTTGGCCAGGCCGTAGACAACAACCTGGCAGATCTGCGCACCTTCACTCACCAAAACAAGCTACTCAGCCTGCAGCGGTCTAAGGACGCCAGCGACATGGAAACCGTCCGGCAACTCTATGGTTTGCCATGA